The Archangium primigenium DNA segment CGCGGTTCATCGCCGAGCCCCTCTATGACGCGGGCTTCCGCCGCTTCTCCCTGCCCCTGGTCGCGCGCTCGACGCCACGCCCGCCAGCACCCGGGCGCTGTTCGACAAGCTGACCGCCCGCACCTCGCGCGGCTGAGTCGCGCCCGACTTTTCCCCCCACACCTCTTCACCTCACCACCCACGGTCCCCTTCCCGGGGCCCGAACAGGAGACGTCCATGCACACGCCCACCGAGAACCCCTCCCCGATGAACTGGCTCACCCTGTTGGAGCACGAGGCGCGCACGCTGCTCGCGGAGTTGGACGCGCACCCGAGGCCCGGCGGCTCTTCGACGGCAGCATCGACAAGGACCGCTACGTCCACTACCTCATCCAGACGTACCACTACGCGCGGTGGAGCACGCCCCTGATGGCCGAGGCGGGGCGGCGCATGAAGCGCCTGAACCCGAACTCCTGGCTGGGGGAGCTGTTGCAGCAGAAGGCCGACGAGGAGCGCGGGCACGAGCGCTGGCTGCTGTCGGACCTGCGGCAACTGGGCTGGTCCGCCGAGCGCGTCGAGCGGCAGATGCCCAACCCCGCGACCACCGCCTACGTGGCGTGGAACCGCTTCACCTCGCGCTGCGGCCGGCCCGAGGCGTTCCTCGGCACGGCCTACGTGCTGGAGTACCTGTCCGTGAGCCGCGCGAGCCAGTCCGTGGAGCGGATGCTCGCGGCGGACACCATCCCCAACATCCGCAAGGCCGTCACCTTCTTGAGGGCGCATGGCCCCACGGATGAGGGGCACGTGGCGGAGCTGACGTCGCTGTTGGGCTCCCTGGAGGAGCCGGAGGCGCGGGACGCGCTGCTCTTGTCCGCGCGCACCACCCGGGTGCTCTACCTGGGCTCTTCGCCTAGGAGCGTCGGGCCAGGGCGAGCAGCCCGGTCCGGCCCGAGGTCACCCCCAAGCGCTTGAAGGACGCCTCGACGTGGTCCTTCACCGTGCCCTCCTTGATGGCGAGCGCGGTGGCGATGTCCTGGTTGGACAGGCCCTGGGCGATGAGGGTCGCCACCTCGAATTCTTGGGCGTCAGGATCCGTCGCCACGCCTCGGGGATCGCGTGGAGCTCCTTGAGCCGGAGCTCCCACAGGTCGCGGCCCTCGATGCGCGGCAGTCGGGTGAAGCACACCTCCAGGGAGCTCGTCCCCCGCTCCTCCCGCCACACGAGGGGGGTGGACGTGACCACGGCACTCCCCGCCAGGAACGCGTCCATCCGCTCCTTCCAGGCCCGGGGGATTCCGTCCTCGTCCCGGTCCGAGCGGGAGGGGAACCACCGCTCCAGGAGGGCCGTGACGGCCTCCGTCCGGAAGCCTTCCCGCCGCCGGGCATCCAGCACGATGGCGTGGGCGCCTTCCTGGCGGGCAGCTCCTCCATCAGCTGACTGTGCGCGGACAGCGCGCCGAAGCGCGCGAAGTTCTGGAACGCCCCGGACAGGGCGGGGGTGAGTTGCTGCAACAGGCGCTGCTTCGTCGCGGAGAAGGCCCGGACGCGGTCGCTGTACAGCGCGACCGCGCCACTGCCCACCTGGGCTCGGGCACGAGCAGACCGCGAGCACGTGAGGCGCAGCGACTCCGCCTGCCACGCAGTGCGCATGCGCAGCCGGGAGTCGCACCTGCGCCGCGGCACGTGCTCGCGGTCCTGCTCGTGCCCGAGCACCAGGTGGGCAGTGGCGCGGTCGCGCTGTACAGCGACCGCGTCCGGGCCTTCTCCGCGACGAAGCAGCGCCTGTTGCAGCAACTCACCCCCGCCCTGTCCGGGGCGTTCCAGAACTTCGCGCGCTTCGGCGCGCTGTCCGCGCACAGTCAGCTGATGGAGGAGCTGCTCCGCCAGGAAGGCGCCCACGCCATCGTGCTGGATGCCCGGCGGCGGGAAGGCTTCCGGACGGAGGCCGTCACGGCCCTCCTGGAGCGGTGGTTCCCCTCCCGCTCGGACCGGGACGAGGACGGAATCCCCCGGGCCTGGAAGGAGCGGATGGACGCGTTCCTGGCGGGGAGTGCCGTGGTCACGTCCACCCCCCTCGTGTGGCGGGAGGAGCGGGGGACGAGCTCCCTGGAGGTGTGCTTCACCCGACTGCCGCGCATCGAGGGCCGCGACCTGTGGGAGCTCCGGCTCAAGGAGCTCCACGCGATCCCCGAGGCGTGGCGACGGATCCTGACGCCCAGAGAATTCGAGGTGGCGACCCTCATCGCCCAGGGCCTGTCCAACCAGGACATCGCCACCGCGCTCGCCATCAAGGAGGGCACGGTGAAGGACCACGTCGAGGCGTCCTTCAAGCGCTTGGGGGTGACCTCGGGCCGGACCGGGCTGCTCGCCCTGGCCCGACGCTCCTAGGCGAAGAGCCCCAGGTAGAGCACCCGGGTGGTGCGCGCGGACAAGAGCAGCGCGTCCCGCGCCTCCGGCTCCTCCAGGGAGCCCAACAGCGACGTCAGCTCCGCCACGTGCCCCTCATCCGTGGGGCCATGCGCCCTCAAGAAGGTGACGGCCTTGCGGATGTTGGGGATGGTGTCCGCCGCGAGCATCCGCTCCACGGACTGGCTCGCGCGGCTCACGGACAGGTACTCCAGCACGTAGGCCGTGCCGAGGAACGCCTCGGGCCGGCCGCAGCGCGAGGTGAAGCGGTTCCACGCCACGTAGGCGGTGGTCGCGGGGTTGGGCATCTGCCGCTCGACGCGCTCGGCGGACCAGCCCAGTTGCCGCAGGTCCGACAGCAGCCAGCGCTCGTGCCCGCGCTCCTCGTCGGCCTTCTGCTGCAACAGCTCCCCCAGCCAGGAGTTCGGGTTCAGGCGCTTCATGCGCCGCCCCGCCTCGGCCATCAGGGGCGTGCTCCACCGCGCGTAGTGGTACGTCTGGATGAGGTAGTGGACGTAGCGGTCCTTGTCGATGCTGCCGTCGAAGAGCCGCCGGGCCTCGGGGTGCGCGTCCAACTCCGCGAGCAGCGTGCGCGCCTCGTGCTCCAACAGGGTGAGCCAGTTCATCGGGGAGGGGTTCTCGGTGGGCGTGTGCATGGACGTCCTCCTGTTCGGGCCCCGGGAAGGGGACCGTGGGTGGTGAGGTGAAGAGGTGTGGGGGGAAAAGTCGGGCGCGACTCAGCCGCGCGAGGTGCGGGCGGTCAGCTTGTCGAACAGCGCCCGGGTGCTGGCGGGCGTGGCGTCGAGCGCCGCGACCAGGGGCAGGGAGAAGCGGCGGAAGCCCGCGTCATAGAGGGGCTCGGCGATGAACCGCGCGCCCAGCTTGCCGGAGAAGAGCGACAACACCCGGGGCAGGCGCAGGCCCTCCAGGTGCCCCTGGTGGGCGCGCGCCCGCTCCTCGGGGGTGTAGAGGGGCGCGGTCGGGACCTCCGGCGACGGAGGCGAGACGAGCGTCCGCGCGCGCCACCGGGTGCTCAGCAGCCCCTGGTGGGCCGCCACCTGGTGGAGGAGGCGCGCGTCCTCGGCCGAGTCCGTCTCCGTGTTGGCGGAGGCGATCCAGTGCGTCACGCCCCGCAGGCGGCTCTCCTGATAGAGCCCGGCGTGCAACCGCATGAGGACCGCGGAGTGGCGCCAGTCCTTGAGGATGCAGAAGCGGGTGGTCTCGGCGAACACCAGGCCCGGCCCCGCCAGGTCCGTGAGGTCCACCTTGCTCTCCAGATCGATGCCCAGCCGGTGTCCGGTGGCGCGGGCCACCTCGGGGTTGGGCAGCAGCAGGCGGGCGGTGGCCACGGGCACGTCCTCCGCGTAGACGATGACGTGCGCGGTGGTGGCCAGGGTGTCGAAACCATTGTTCTCCCGAGGCACGCCATGGGGCGTGCGTCCGAGCAGCTCCAGCTCCTCGCCGAAGACTTTCCAGCGCACGCGCAGCGCATCATCGAGCTGCCGCTGGGTGGCGGCGATGTGACAGGTCAGTGTGGCCATGAACCCCTCCTGACGGGTCGGCGTCGTGCCGAACCGTGCATTCAGGAAACTGTTCGGGGCCCGAGGCGCGAGTGCGCCGCGGCCGTCGTTTTTTCCCCTCTGCGGCCCCCCCCGAAAGGGGTATGGGCCCCCGGCACCGTCTTCCCTAGCTTCTTCGACAGCGGGGAGGTGCGCATGTCGTCGAGGGAGCGGATTTTGGTCATCTCGGGTCCGATAGGCGCGGGCAAGTCCACGCTCGCCGAGGGACTCGTCGCGCGCCACGGAGCGCACCGTGTCAGCTCCCGGGCGTTGTTGCTCGCGCGTCTGGAGGGACGCGGCGAGGACCGGCGCTCGCTCCAGGAGGCGGGGGCGGCGCTGGATCGGGAGACGGGCGGGCGCTGGGTGGCGGACAGCGTGAAGGAGCTCCTCCAGCGCGCGGAGGTGCCCCCATCCCTGCTCGTCGTGGATTCCGTCCGTGTCGCCGCCCAGGTCGAGTCCCTGCGAGAGGCCCTGGGCTCCCGGGTGCTCCACGTGCACTTGACCGCGCCCGAGCCGGAGCTCGCGGCGCGGTACGACCAGCGGCGTGCCCACGCGGCGTCCGATCCCGAGCGCACCTCGTTCGCGGAGGCCCGCGCCGACACCACGGAGCGCGGCGTGGAGGCGCTCGCGACGCGGGCGGACCTGGTGTTGGACACCCACCGCCATCCCACCGAGGCCGTGCGCGTCCAGGTCTCCGCCCTGCTCGGGTTGTACGGCCGGGACGCGGAGCGGCTCGTCGACGTGCTGGTGGGCGGCCAGTATGGCAGCGAGGGCAAGGGCCAGATCGCCGCCTACCTCGCCCCCGAGTACGACGTCCTCGTGCGGGTGGGGGGGCCCAACGCCGGACATCGCGTGTACGAGGAGGGCGTTCCCTATACCTTCCACCTCCTGCCCTCGGGGACGCGGGTAGCCCCCCGGACACGGGTGGTGCTGGGTCCTGGAGCCACGCTCGACCTGACGGTACTTCAGCAGGAGATCGCCGACTGTCGGCTCGAGCCGGGGCGGCTCTTCATCGACCCCCAGGCACTCCTCATCGAGCCCGAGGACGTCGCGTTCGAGGAGGCGTCCTTGCGCCAGCAGATCGCATCGACA contains these protein-coding regions:
- a CDS encoding iron-containing redox enzyme family protein; protein product: MQTYHYARWSTPLMAEAGRRMKRLNPNSWLGELLQQKADEERGHERWLLSDLRQLGWSAERVERQMPNPATTAYVAWNRFTSRCGRPEAFLGTAYVLEYLSVSRASQSVERMLAADTIPNIRKAVTFLRAHGPTDEGHVAELTSLLGSLEEPEARDALLLSARTTRVLYLGSSPRSVGPGRAARSGPRSPPSA
- a CDS encoding response regulator transcription factor yields the protein MATDPDAQEFEVATLIAQGLSNQDIATALAIKEGTVKDHVEASFKRLGVTSGRTGLLALARRS
- a CDS encoding LuxR C-terminal-related transcriptional regulator, with amino-acid sequence MLAVLLVPEHQVGSGAVALYSDRVRAFSATKQRLLQQLTPALSGAFQNFARFGALSAHSQLMEELLRQEGAHAIVLDARRREGFRTEAVTALLERWFPSRSDRDEDGIPRAWKERMDAFLAGSAVVTSTPLVWREERGTSSLEVCFTRLPRIEGRDLWELRLKELHAIPEAWRRILTPREFEVATLIAQGLSNQDIATALAIKEGTVKDHVEASFKRLGVTSGRTGLLALARRS
- a CDS encoding iron-containing redox enzyme family protein, whose amino-acid sequence is MHTPTENPSPMNWLTLLEHEARTLLAELDAHPEARRLFDGSIDKDRYVHYLIQTYHYARWSTPLMAEAGRRMKRLNPNSWLGELLQQKADEERGHERWLLSDLRQLGWSAERVERQMPNPATTAYVAWNRFTSRCGRPEAFLGTAYVLEYLSVSRASQSVERMLAADTIPNIRKAVTFLRAHGPTDEGHVAELTSLLGSLEEPEARDALLLSARTTRVLYLGLFA
- a CDS encoding GNAT family N-acetyltransferase gives rise to the protein MATLTCHIAATQRQLDDALRVRWKVFGEELELLGRTPHGVPRENNGFDTLATTAHVIVYAEDVPVATARLLLPNPEVARATGHRLGIDLESKVDLTDLAGPGLVFAETTRFCILKDWRHSAVLMRLHAGLYQESRLRGVTHWIASANTETDSAEDARLLHQVAAHQGLLSTRWRARTLVSPPSPEVPTAPLYTPEERARAHQGHLEGLRLPRVLSLFSGKLGARFIAEPLYDAGFRRFSLPLVAALDATPASTRALFDKLTARTSRG
- a CDS encoding adenylosuccinate synthetase; amino-acid sequence: MSSRERILVISGPIGAGKSTLAEGLVARHGAHRVSSRALLLARLEGRGEDRRSLQEAGAALDRETGGRWVADSVKELLQRAEVPPSLLVVDSVRVAAQVESLREALGSRVLHVHLTAPEPELAARYDQRRAHAASDPERTSFAEARADTTERGVEALATRADLVLDTHRHPTEAVRVQVSALLGLYGRDAERLVDVLVGGQYGSEGKGQIAAYLAPEYDVLVRVGGPNAGHRVYEEGVPYTFHLLPSGTRVAPRTRVVLGPGATLDLTVLQQEIADCRLEPGRLFIDPQALLIEPEDVAFEEASLRQQIASTARGVGAAAARKVLRTAARLPVRFARDIPELGPYLRPTREVLEDAYARGGRVLVEGTQGAGLSLHHGDYPYVTSRDTTASGCLAEAGIAPGRVRKTLLVCRTYPIRVQNPERGTEEGTGTSGPMVAELSWEEIARRSGLPLDELRAQERTSTTNRQRRVAEFDWALLRKAAALNAPTDVVLTFLDYLAAGHRSARRIEQLTPEAHRLIEGIERVAQSPVSLLSTGFGFRSILDRRAW